In Marinomonas algicola, a single genomic region encodes these proteins:
- a CDS encoding transposase: MTDATPVEASQSGSGKGKDDLPKKDPEAGWHVKNDSRGRQKSTYGYSVHTGVDENGFIHSQCVTTDNVHDSQERDSLILEDEAKLYAEIAATRAGGEPPFATYKTHYGLTRTRFIGLAKRETFLD; encoded by the coding sequence ATCACTGATGCAACCCCTGTTGAGGCTTCACAATCAGGTTCTGGTAAGGGTAAAGATGACCTACCCAAGAAAGATCCAGAAGCCGGTTGGCATGTAAAAAACGACAGCCGAGGAAGACAGAAATCCACGTATGGCTATTCTGTGCACACAGGTGTAGATGAAAATGGTTTTATTCATAGCCAATGTGTTACTACTGATAATGTTCATGATAGCCAAGAACGAGATTCATTGATACTTGAAGATGAAGCGAAACTTTATGCCGAGATAGCAGCTACTAGAGCAGGTGGAGAGCCTCCATTTGCAACGTACAAAACACATTATGGACTAACCCGTACTCGATTTATTGGGCTTGCTAAAAGAGAGACTTTTTTGGATTAG